In the genome of Sardina pilchardus chromosome 17, fSarPil1.1, whole genome shotgun sequence, the window ACAGTGACTGAGCATTGACAACGTCAAATGGGGTTAGTCTGATGTAGGAGGAATAAGCATCAGAAGACCATCTTCCCAGAGTTTTGATGGATGAAGATGAAAGCCCCTTTTGGGCTGCAGTAGTGGCTGCGCCGATACGGAAGGAATGAGTGGTGAACTTCTTTGGTGAGAGATTGCATATACGCAGAACATTGGCTAAGTGGGTGCTGAACCAGGAACGTGACATTGCTGAACCGTCTGGTGTGATAAAGAGGGGTAAATCGGAAGAGGTGTGCGGACGTAGTTTAAGATAATTGACCATGGAGACGAACGGGCAAAGGACATCATTTATTTTAGCAATTGTAATGGTGGAACCTGATCCGGAGGAATCAGTTTTTGAATATTTAAGAAATAAGGTGAAGTGAGTGGGGAAAAAGGATAGATCGGAAAGACAGAGATTGCGTGAGGGGTCGAATGACTGTGAATTCGTAGTGAATTCGCCGCACCGCATGAAGCCATAAAAAGCCATGAGGAAAACGGCCTCTAGTAGGCAAGCCACGTACGGTGAGTGATAGCCGCGTTTAAGTGCTGATATTAAGCGGCGCAAGATATCAGCCGTAATGGGGAGGCGAGAGTCGGTTGAACGCGGGGAGGAATTTGAGAAGCCTTTGAGGAGAAGACGAATTTGAGAATTTGAAAATAGACTAGGGAAGCCAGAGTCGTGAAGTCTGGCGTGGAATTGAATGCCTGCGAGGGTTTTCCGAATTGAAACGACTTTGAGCCCACGTTGATCAAAACAATACACTAGAAATGCGCAGACAGTGGAAATGAGAACCGGGACGGCAGGCGTGTGATGGTGCTGAGAGAACATAACGAACCAGGACCAGGCAGAATTATATGCTTCGGTCGTGGATTTGGCGACACCTTTGATCATATAACTTTTAGCCTTATCTAATAGCGAATCTAGAGAAGGCGAAATTAATCCAGAAGCAGTTCGGAGAACTTTGGGCACGGGGTTGACACTTTGCTGGCTGAAGGGCAGAGACGTTGGAATTCCTGAAAACGGAGACGGGAGAGTGCGTCAGCTTCGACATTAATATAACCTGGTACATGAGAGGCATTTACGACGAAGTTATGAATGACTGACTGCCAGGTGAGTCTCCTCAAAAGAGACATAATTTTGGGGCAGCGAGAGCGACCTTTATTAATAATGGCCACCACTGCTTCGTTgtcacagaaaaagagaatgcGCTTTCTTGACCATTCTTTACCCCACAGGACGCAGGAGACCACGATGGGGTATAATTCGAAAAGGGCGGATGAAACAGCATCGGAGGAAAATGCGAGAAATTCATCGGACCATTTTTCTGCGAACCACAAATCATTGTAAAGCCCCCCAAAGCCGAGAGATGGAGCGGCATCCGTGAACAGCTTGAGAGAGACGGACGAGTCGGTGTGATCgttgtaaaaaaaagagatgccGTTCCAATGCTTCAGCAGCTTGGACCAAAAGCTAAGATCCGACTGACAGCCTGAATCGAGAACAATAGAGTCGGATAGATTTTCCACGGAGTGAGCCAGATCTAACAGGCGAGAGATGAAGGAGCGGCCTTGCGGGATGATGCGCATCGCGAAATTCAGGtggcccaggagagagaggagttcccTCTTAGTCACCGAGCCGACTGAGAGGGAAGAAGCGGACACTTCGCGGATTCTGGTCAATTTTTCGTCTGGGAGAGAGGCCTGCATTTTAACGGAGTCGAGGATTATACCCAGAAATTCGAGAGAAGTGACGGGTCCTAATGTCTTTTCGGCAGAGAGGGGAACCTCTAGCTCCTGGAAAACGTTGCGAAGGACGTCCAGAACTGAACTGGTCTTAGCTGGAAAGTCAATTAAAAGAAAATCGTCCAGGAGGTGCAGAACGAACGGTAAATGACAGACATTTAACAAAATCCAGCACAGTGCTTCTGAAAGGCAATTAAAAATGTGAGGACTACTCCTGCACCCGAAAGTAAGCCTCACTGCAAAATAGAATTTAGACTGCCATTTTACGCAAAATAGGGGCCAGTCGGCAGGGTGAATTGGCATAACCTTAAATGCGTCGGTAATGTCGGCTTTAGCGAGCAGGGCGCCCTGACCAGCGATTTTAATGAGGTGAATAGCATTATCGACGGAGGCGTAGTGGAGAGAAAAGGGCTCGAGAGGAATCATTTCATTGACGCTGGACCAGGTTTCGGAGTGAGGTGAAGACATGTCAAAAATCAGCCTTTTCTTGCCAGAGTATTTCCTGGTAGCCACGCCGAGTGAGTTTACGCGGAAGGGGTGaaaaggaggagcagagaaggggCCGAGAACATAGCCTTTATTTAATTCTTTAGACAGAAGTTCGGACACTATAGAGGGTTCGGTTAGAGCCGACTGAAGGTTCCTAGCCGTGTACGAGCATGAAAGGGGGGACAGAACACCAACCCTAAACCCCTGAGAGAGACCGGTGAGCAGATAGTCAACAAAAACAGGATCAGGATGGGCAGAGAGATAACACGACAGAGTGGAAACATTGATTGGCGTAGATGGATGAGACGCTAAAATTTCTTGGCGGAAGCCTTTCCTCCTCTTTGGGGTCGCAAGCGACGGGGACAGACAGACTTTGGATGCGGATCCTTGCACTGACTACATACATGGGAAAACATACAGTTAGAATGcgaacacacaccctcattaaAGTTATTGCAGATAGCACGCCCGTTAAAATAGGTAACCGGACGCCCTTGACGATCAGTGCTAGACCTTACGGAGTCAGGATGCTGGACAGCAACCGGAAGTGGTGGTCGGTTGAAGGCCGTTTGCGGACACAGAATCGCCGTGTGGGCGTGGGAGCCACAAATGTTGCAGCTGAGCGATCTTTGGCCACTGAAATGCCTAACCAAAAGTTCGGTGTCGACGACGGACCAGTCCAAGCGAAGATTGTACAGAGAAATGTAAGAAGCGGACTTCGCGGAAAATGCATTATGGTACTGATAGAAAAGTGTGCCTCCGTAACGGAGGTTGAAATCGGCCATGATGGCAAGGTATGTGTCCAGTTCTATCCTGCGATCAGGGTACACGCTGCAGATGACATCGCGATACAGACCGAAAGCAATCACGAAATCGCAAAAAGGCAGGTTTTTTAGAAGTCTCGGATCagaattttttaaaaacactgaaACGTCACCGCAATCGACTAATTGTCGATCGATTGTGGGAGATGGCACCAGCAAGGAAGCAAGATTGATGTCTTTACCTTGGAGTATGTTTTGCCTGAGTTGTGGGGAAATGGAGACTGTGGAGGGTGCAACGAAGCTCCTGCCGAGCGGAGGAGCAGGGAGAGCTGTTGCCAGAGAAAAAGCTGGCGAAACTGCAGTGCCAGCTAGCACTAAAGTTGAGTTAGCCGCTGAGAACCCCGTGCTGGTGTTCGGTGCTTGGAGGGGGACGGGCCACTGAATGGCGGCGGGAGCCGGCGGTGCTGCAGACGGCGAGGAGGCCGGTAGAGCTGGGCGCTGGTGTTCCAGCGCCTGAATTCTGGAGTCGATTGCTGTAATCGACGCGGTGAGGGAGAGAACTGCATCCAGGATGGGTTGAGACGAGACTGGAGAGTCCGGGAGGGTCGGAGCAGTAGGCTTCCTCTTACGAGGCGCTGGAGTAAGGTGCTTCGTCTTTGCCCGGCGTTTCTTTGGTGGCGGAGCGGGCTCTTCCAGATCAGCAGCGGGATCGACTGGGAGATCAGGAGCAGGACCTGGGACATTTGGCTCGGCGTGGAGTTGAGGACTGCCGAGAGTGTTGTGCGCGAGGAGAACGAGATCTTCTTTACTCAACTCGGCGTTGTAAGGGATCCCCGACTGGGCCAAGACGGCTGCTATGTCAGCAGCGGTGGAGTTGGCCCATTTGGAGTTAGCCTTGATGGCCCTGGCGCTCCTCCTGCGTTGGGTAGGAGGAACGAAGTCTGCGTCCGAATCGGACGACCGGATGGTCAGCAGGGGAGACGAACCAGCAGACATGGTAGGAGAAAACTTTTTAAATTCCGTAGAATAGAATTAGTAACTTTGGCGACTGTGCTTTTAAACAACAGAACGACAAAGTCGGCGTactgagtagcagagagaagtgttagtaaaacagttttaaagcccccgctgaattcctataggctagcaCTGATTGGATGAATCGAATGGGGgagttccctgaaaatgtaaacaaaggctaCGATTCGTTACATAATGAATAGGAGGAGTAAAAGATACACTACGAGTCTCCCTAGTAGAACTTTCGCTGAAGCTATCATTTctttggaattgcatttctagtttgatAGCGTTAGCCTGTAGGCAACTGTTTTTTTCTGACTAGTGGAGAACATAGGGGAGCTTCATGTTATCGCTCCAGGGCCAGAGTTATCCGGAACTTCGGGGCTAACTCCATTTCCTCGATTTAAAAGTGGTTAGCATATGAACAAGAATTTCTGTTTTGTCTGCGGTTTTATATTTTGCATTATTTTTGCATTATTTTCCAGCTCCAGTCTCGACAGGACGTTCATTTCCTCCATAGGCAACTCcgttttctcgctctctctctatccctgcaCGGGGCTCTCTTACGGAAGGCACACTTCAGTCATTtttgccatatctttttgaatTCAGTTGTTGTAACCCCAGTGTCTAATGGCCTTAAACTACCGTGATCAATTCAAATTTCCCCTTGGAAAAATGTAATGCCCCTGCATGAATTGGTGTCTGTCGTCGGGTCTGACAAGGTAAGGGGTGCGTATCATAACACTcattcctgcaggcgcccctgtatctgatataggcgggccataGGCAAGcaaaactgatgacgacagcgctgcaacgttgaaagtcagtaaacattggtcgtagtgttatctaATTGCGTCAAAGTCCGGAATGAGCCAGAGttaacattggtcgtagtgttatccagttGCGTGCAGTaacattttcaaatgcatgcttggtgccgcccctcgagctGGGCCATCACATTAtccgtggccagacccttataATCTTTTTAAATaaccagggtctggattttccaggctcgACCTACAGTTTAAAACAGTTCGAGGTTGCTTGTCCAAAAACACGTAAGTCCCTTAATGACCTGTAGTTATGCACTTTTTTTTACttacacacccttacacacatggGGGAGAATTCCCCCTTAGATCGTAACTCTAGAATTTTTGTCATTCTACTTATTACTTTACTATGAGCCAAATAGGAAATGGCATAAGACAGGCAGCTGATGACAATTTTCTGACAGCTGATGAGCTACAGTATGGATAAAACCCCTATTGTGTGGCAGAAATCTGACGAAAAATGTTAAAACGACTTTtcacattttttcaaatattgGTATgaattagcctggcaagccaaactatacagaaatgtatagtctggggtcggaccattcacatagctgaagcctgtgggtgggatgaacagttgtctttcaaactgcctctgcatgtaataggccagcatttgtgaccaatcgtagctggtcggcaaaacggcaaatacatccttctttaaaacgaatgacttgagtgcttctttctgctcaaccttcaaagaaaagcccaagtctaactcttacAAAggcgattcaaacgagcgcgctttgttagcctcatccatcttacgtttttctctatggttgtgcaacacggtctcacacccaactcgtcgaacgaggacgcatggtccagccccctggcgtcaatatcggaagccgatggtgagctaaggcgggctcaaggactccttacacagatagagcgttctgattggataagctggcctggagtcgaacgcaggcttggcctcaacggtgcgaccagagacggtttataaagcgagacaagtcatatgagggtcaattccggttaccctgtgacgtagtgccactcccatttaggaggcaaacgggagaaataaaccttatctcagattatgaccattcccttagccctacattcagcaatgcaagtaacgaacccatattctacaaggcacacgtctttctaacattcccacattgaaatcgtattttccagcgtcataaatacatagaaaaataactttgttcatgacctgtccctcctgacctgacctgtctccgctaattgcgcaggccacctgttatcaacggcacactgcttctgctgcttctacactggtctaaaccgattactcgtcactgatcacgcccagataggaggcggaagtgggcaccatttcattccattgaaaacccccttcaTGACTCATCTtcctaactatacgatctttggtgcgaccctagaccatcccgcttgGCAAacatatttttggccgctagggtacGTCTAGATTTCTAAGCTAGGTATGAAAGCCATAAGGTGTATGATGTCATATGTGGTGTCATGAAAATCCTGGACCATCAATACATAGCTTGTTCTGATATGTGACTCTCCACTGCAAAACCAGTCGCAACAGACGTTTCCGAGAAAAATTACCATttatgttacttgtgctaaaattGTGGAAATTCttatttttgtgttttgaaacagtgggaggtctacactgtacggccgtgaatacatttcgctgaAAAACttaccttttctagtctaaaaacgtgagtttagCTTAAATTTACCTCCAGCAGAATGTTAGCGGCGTCTCATTTTTGCCCCTCTAttctaatatttacggtaaatgcactcattgaagACCACCAAGCTATCCGCGTCGCGTGCTGTGCCGTTGTAAATACAAGTAACTACCGTAAATCTTATAATaacggcgaccttacaaagcgttcgtgagtgtttaGCCGACAGTCAACTTTAGCGGCTTCTTTTAAGTTTCTCTCTTgagatgacaggatgaactcaactcctttgaacgtttatatttcagtaatatgacgttcaattcattagatataggtatcgttttgaaggttgattatgccctttCATGAAAACTTAAtaactgtaattttgaaaatttgaacaatgcgactggttttgccgtggagagtcacatataCCATGTTTGGTTCAGGAAATTTGATGCAAAATATAGGTCAGTTGTAGTGAGATGTGTAAaagttgccatggcaaccattaggttttttttatataccaGTTTCAATCTGAACATGTTTAGGGCTTCAAACTGTACAATTGCACCAAGTGTCATGCTTTTATGAAGAAAGGGGACTTCTTGATcagtcaaactgtagatcctattcttcagtggttccgtgttggtggaatgagttgcccagtgctctccgttccagcaacagttttggatctttcaagaggggtcttaaggcatatttgtttaatatgcacttagtcgtttgagcgtttgttatgtgttatggtttgtataatagtattgttttgttataatttgtccattgttagaatttgacatttattctgctattgtccttaaatttagccttaccatgctatagttattgttattatataattaactgagtgacttatttgattgctattctcatttcattgttttatttctcattaggttagtgcttaattgattgttttattgataatattgctattctccccttttgtaattgttcactgttatttaatttgtattgttatttatttgtatgtcgctttggacaaaggagtctgctaaataaccataaccataaccataaccataacatatcACCTGCACTTTTTGGC includes:
- the LOC134062002 gene encoding uncharacterized protein LOC134062002, coding for MSAGSSPLLTIRSSDSDADFVPPTQRRRSARAIKANSKWANSTAADIAAVLAQSGIPYNAELSKEDLVLLAHNTLGSPQLHAEPNVPGPAPDLPVDPAADLEEPAPPPKKRRAKTKHLTPAPRKRKPTAPTLPDSPVSSQPILDAVLSLTASITAIDSRIQALEHQRPALPASSPSAAPPAPAAIQWPVPLQAPNTSTGFSAANSTLVLAGTAVSPAFSLATALPAPPLGRSFVAPSTVSISPQLSVYPDRRIELDTYLAIMADFNLRYGGTLFYQYHNAFSAKSASYISLYNLRLDWSVVDTELLVRHFSGQRSLSCNICGSHAHTAILCPQTAFNRPPLPVAVQHPDSGFRVGVLSPLSCSYTARNLQSALTEPSIVSELLSKELNKGYVLGPFSAPPFHPFRVNSLGVATRKYSGKKRLIFDMSSPHSETWSSVNEMIPLEPFSLHYASVDNAIHLIKIAGQGALLAKADITDAFKVMPIHPADWPLFCVKWQSKFYFAVRLTFGCRSSPHIFNCLSEALCWILLNVCHLPFVLHLLDDFLLIDFPAKTSSVLDVLRNVFQELEVPLSAEKTLGPVTSLEFLGIILDSVKMQASLPDEKLTRIREVSASSLSVGSVTKRELLSLLGHLNFAMRIIPQGRSFISRLLDLAHSVENLSDSIVLDSGCQSDLSFWSKLLKHWNGISFFYNDHTDSSVSLKLFTDAAPSLGFGGLYNDLWFAEKWSDEFLAFSSDAVSSALFELYPIVVSCVLWGKEWSRKRILFFCDNEAVVAIINKGRSRCPKIMSLLRRLTWQSVIHNFVVNASHVPGYINVEADALSRLRFQEFQRLCPSASKVSTPCPKFSELLLD